The following proteins are co-located in the Pseudomonas synxantha genome:
- a CDS encoding homocysteine S-methyltransferase family protein, which yields MGAANTVILDGGMGRELQRRGAPFRQPEWSALALSEAPQAVEAVHAAYIDSGANVITSNSYAVVPFHIGEERFAAEGKALAALAGELARRAVDASGKAVRVAGSLPPLFGSYRPDLFQAERVSELLTPLVQGLAPHVDLWLAETQSSIVEARAIHAGLPQDGKPFWLSFTLKDEDTDDVPRLRSGEPVTEAAEAAAQLGVQVLLFNCSQPEVIGAAIDAARETFERLGVAIQIGAYANAFPPQPKEATANDGLDPLRDDLDPPGYLHWAADWQVRGASHLGGCCGIGPEHIAVLAQRLTN from the coding sequence ATGGGCGCAGCTAACACAGTAATTCTCGATGGCGGCATGGGCCGTGAACTGCAACGCCGTGGCGCACCGTTCCGCCAGCCGGAATGGTCGGCCCTGGCCTTGAGCGAAGCGCCGCAAGCAGTGGAGGCCGTGCATGCGGCCTATATCGACAGCGGCGCCAACGTGATTACCAGCAATAGCTATGCGGTGGTGCCGTTTCATATCGGCGAAGAGCGATTTGCCGCCGAAGGCAAGGCGCTGGCGGCACTGGCCGGTGAGTTGGCGCGACGGGCGGTGGATGCATCCGGCAAAGCGGTACGGGTCGCCGGTTCATTGCCACCGCTGTTTGGCTCTTATCGCCCCGACTTGTTCCAGGCCGAACGGGTCAGCGAGTTGCTGACACCACTGGTGCAAGGCTTGGCTCCTCACGTCGACCTGTGGCTGGCGGAAACCCAGAGCTCAATCGTTGAAGCACGAGCGATTCATGCCGGCCTGCCGCAGGATGGCAAGCCATTTTGGCTGTCGTTTACCTTGAAAGACGAAGACACCGACGACGTACCACGCCTGCGCTCCGGCGAGCCAGTGACGGAGGCGGCCGAGGCTGCCGCGCAGTTGGGCGTGCAGGTGTTGCTGTTCAATTGCAGCCAGCCGGAAGTGATCGGTGCAGCGATCGATGCGGCGCGTGAAACCTTCGAGCGATTGGGTGTAGCGATCCAGATCGGCGCCTATGCCAACGCCTTCCCGCCGCAACCCAAGGAAGCCACGGCCAACGACGGCCTGGACCCGTTACGCGACGATCTCGACCCGCCAGGTTACCTGCATTGGGCTGCTGATTGGCAGGTGCGTGGCGCCAGCCATTTGGGTGGGTGCTGTGGCATCGGGCCGGAGCATATTGCGGTGCTGGCGCAGCGCCTGACCAACTGA
- a CDS encoding LysR family transcriptional regulator, which translates to MRKSLMRLTLRQLQIFHEVCDLRSYSRAAEEMSLTQPAVSLQIRQLEELIGQPLFDYVGKKLYMTEAAEALQRASRDIFGRLENLDMQLSDMQGSLQGQLKLAVESSAKYFVPHLFAAFKRQHPEVQLHLTVVNRAQVIRRLSDNRDDLVIMSMVPQDMGLEFLPFLNNPIVAVALPDHPLSLQGPLRLQDLEPYTLLIREPGSGTRLACEEYFKEKRVHFTQTVEVASAEAQRECVVAGLGVALLTRHALNLELATGGLKELPVEELPLYRSWCLVQAKAKRLSPVAHAFLGFIRSERVQISALAERFAGRPRVPANGVPGSQ; encoded by the coding sequence ATGCGTAAGTCACTGATGAGACTGACATTACGTCAATTGCAGATCTTTCATGAGGTCTGCGATCTGCGCTCCTACAGCCGCGCAGCCGAGGAAATGTCCCTCACGCAACCCGCTGTCAGCCTGCAGATTCGCCAGCTGGAAGAGCTGATCGGCCAACCGCTGTTCGATTATGTTGGTAAAAAACTTTACATGACCGAGGCGGCCGAAGCCCTGCAGCGCGCCAGCCGCGATATCTTCGGGCGCTTGGAAAACCTCGATATGCAGCTATCGGACATGCAGGGCTCGCTGCAGGGCCAGCTGAAACTGGCGGTGGAATCGAGCGCCAAGTATTTCGTGCCGCACCTGTTTGCCGCCTTCAAGCGCCAGCATCCGGAAGTGCAATTGCATCTGACCGTGGTCAACCGCGCCCAGGTCATTCGCCGGCTTTCGGATAACCGCGATGACCTGGTGATCATGTCCATGGTGCCCCAGGACATGGGCCTGGAGTTCTTGCCGTTTCTCAACAACCCGATTGTCGCCGTAGCGTTGCCAGATCATCCGTTGAGCTTGCAAGGGCCGCTGCGCCTGCAAGACCTGGAGCCTTACACGCTGCTTATCCGCGAACCGGGCTCCGGTACACGGCTGGCCTGCGAGGAGTACTTCAAGGAAAAACGCGTGCATTTCACTCAGACGGTAGAAGTGGCGTCGGCCGAGGCGCAGCGTGAGTGCGTGGTCGCAGGTTTGGGTGTGGCCCTGCTGACGCGCCACGCCTTGAACCTGGAACTGGCCACCGGCGGGCTCAAGGAGCTGCCGGTGGAAGAACTGCCGCTGTACCGCAGTTGGTGCCTGGTGCAGGCCAAGGCTAAACGCCTGTCACCAGTGGCTCACGCGTTCCTGGGCTTTATCCGCAGCGAACGGGTGCAGATCAGCGCGTTGGCTGAGCGTTTCGCTGGGCGGCCACGGGTGCCTGCCAATGGAGTTCCGGGTAGTCAGTGA
- a CDS encoding autotransporter domain-containing protein, producing the protein MPFTPQRIAIVISLAATASFQPVHARGDIEYRSPYDAAPAQWEFMSGFGAPPIPPPFDGFLTQQATSHNGLQVAKVLEPALIRLVASGQMSAEELKDMQKKLDQLSKQPGGIGAALEQLAASQNANLAAATQRTTQHLSSQLLSTLRTLPTEDDGHFWVQGLGNGGSLDSQHGSAGLKHDTQGLLLGADWAVDSAWRVGVMGAKTSGRFDAARFAADLDSWHLGGYAVRQDGPLALRMGAIYSKHAGQNKRNVSLLNHTESLKSSYNAHSQTLFSELGYQLGSGDSSVEPFVGLGYQRYQRERFKESGGRTALNVGPQTQRNLNSTLGLRVATVYRFDNKMSLTPHLSTSWKHLYGDVSSQVNQSSRHAPALIDAFTITGTALDRDSLDLQAGLDLAFSTQHSIGLTYTSQSGNHGRDQGLMGQWKVSF; encoded by the coding sequence ATGCCCTTTACACCCCAAAGAATCGCGATAGTCATCAGCCTTGCGGCAACCGCCAGTTTTCAACCCGTGCACGCGCGCGGCGATATCGAATATCGGTCGCCCTACGACGCGGCTCCCGCTCAGTGGGAGTTCATGTCCGGGTTCGGGGCCCCGCCCATTCCACCGCCTTTCGACGGTTTCCTTACGCAGCAGGCCACCTCGCACAACGGTCTACAGGTCGCCAAGGTGCTGGAACCGGCCTTGATTCGACTGGTTGCATCCGGCCAGATGAGCGCCGAAGAGCTCAAGGACATGCAGAAGAAACTCGACCAACTGAGCAAACAGCCCGGAGGCATCGGTGCAGCCCTTGAGCAATTGGCCGCCAGCCAAAACGCCAACCTGGCCGCCGCGACCCAGCGCACCACGCAACACCTGAGCAGCCAATTGCTCTCCACTTTGCGCACACTGCCCACTGAAGACGACGGCCACTTCTGGGTGCAGGGCCTGGGTAACGGTGGCAGCCTTGATTCACAGCACGGCAGTGCTGGCCTGAAACACGATACCCAGGGCCTGCTGCTGGGCGCCGACTGGGCAGTCGACTCAGCCTGGCGAGTGGGCGTCATGGGCGCCAAAACCTCCGGCCGCTTCGATGCTGCGCGTTTTGCCGCTGATCTGGACAGCTGGCACCTGGGCGGCTATGCCGTGCGCCAGGATGGCCCATTGGCCTTGCGCATGGGGGCGATCTACAGCAAGCATGCCGGCCAGAACAAACGCAACGTCAGCCTTCTGAATCACACGGAGTCGCTCAAGAGCAGCTACAACGCCCACAGTCAAACGCTGTTCTCCGAACTTGGCTATCAACTGGGCAGTGGCGATTCCAGTGTCGAACCTTTCGTCGGCCTGGGCTACCAGCGCTACCAACGCGAACGCTTCAAAGAGAGCGGCGGCCGAACCGCGTTGAATGTCGGCCCACAGACCCAGCGAAACCTGAACAGCACCCTCGGCCTGCGCGTAGCGACGGTGTATCGGTTCGATAACAAGATGAGCCTCACACCCCACCTGAGCACCAGTTGGAAACACCTCTATGGCGACGTCAGCAGCCAGGTCAACCAGTCTTCGCGCCATGCGCCAGCCCTGATCGATGCATTCACCATCACTGGCACCGCCCTGGATCGCGACAGCCTGGACCTGCAAGCGGGTCTGGACCTGGCCTTCTCGACCCAACACAGTATCGGCCTGACCTATACCAGCCAAAGCGGCAACCACGGTCGCGACCAAGGTTTGATGGGGCAGTGGAAGGTGAGCTTCTAA
- a CDS encoding acetyl-CoA carboxylase biotin carboxylase subunit: MIKKILIANRGEIAVRIVRACAEMGIRSVAVYSDADRHALHVKRADEAHSIGAEPLAGYLNPRKLVNLAVETGCDALHPGYGFLSENAELADICAERGIKFIGPSAEVIRRMGDKTEARRSMIKAGVPVTPGTEGNVADIHEALTEGDRIGYPVMLKATSGGGGRGIRRCNSREELEQAFPRVISEATKAFGSAEVFLEKCIVNPKHIEAQILGDSFGNVVHLFERDCSIQRRNQKLIEIAPSPQLTPEQRAYIGDLSVRAAKAVGYENAGTVEFLLAEGEVYFMEMNTRVQVEHTITEEITGIDIVREQIRIASGLPLSVKQEDIQHRGFALQFRINAEDPKNNFLPSFGKITRYYAPGGPGVRTDTAIYTGYTIPPFYDSMCLKLVVWALTWEEAMDRGLRALDDMRLQGVKTTAAYYQEILRNPEFRSGQFNTSFVESHPELTNYSIKRKPEELALAIAAAIAAHAGL; the protein is encoded by the coding sequence GTGATAAAAAAGATCCTGATCGCCAACCGTGGTGAAATTGCCGTACGAATCGTACGTGCCTGCGCCGAGATGGGCATTCGCTCGGTCGCGGTCTACTCGGACGCCGACCGCCACGCGTTGCACGTCAAGCGTGCCGACGAGGCTCACAGCATTGGTGCCGAGCCCCTGGCCGGCTACCTGAACCCGCGCAAGCTGGTGAACCTGGCGGTGGAAACCGGTTGCGACGCCCTGCACCCCGGCTATGGCTTCCTGTCAGAAAATGCTGAACTGGCGGACATCTGCGCCGAACGCGGGATCAAGTTCATTGGCCCGTCGGCCGAAGTGATCCGCCGCATGGGCGACAAGACCGAAGCGCGCCGCAGCATGATCAAGGCCGGTGTGCCGGTTACGCCGGGCACCGAAGGCAACGTTGCTGACATCCATGAAGCCCTCACCGAAGGCGACCGCATCGGTTACCCGGTGATGCTCAAGGCCACTTCCGGTGGCGGCGGTCGTGGCATCCGCCGTTGCAACAGCCGCGAAGAGCTCGAACAAGCCTTCCCCCGTGTTATCTCCGAAGCCACCAAGGCGTTCGGTTCGGCGGAAGTGTTCCTGGAAAAATGCATCGTCAATCCCAAGCACATCGAGGCGCAGATCCTCGGCGACAGCTTTGGCAACGTGGTGCATTTGTTCGAGCGTGATTGCTCGATCCAGCGTCGCAACCAGAAACTCATCGAAATTGCTCCAAGCCCCCAGCTGACCCCCGAACAGCGCGCCTATATCGGCGACCTGTCGGTGCGCGCCGCCAAGGCCGTTGGCTACGAGAACGCCGGCACCGTGGAGTTCCTGCTCGCCGAGGGCGAGGTGTACTTCATGGAGATGAACACCCGGGTGCAGGTGGAACACACCATCACCGAAGAAATCACCGGGATCGACATCGTGCGTGAGCAGATCCGCATAGCCTCGGGACTGCCGCTGTCGGTGAAACAGGAAGATATCCAGCACCGTGGTTTCGCGTTGCAGTTCCGTATCAACGCCGAAGACCCGAAGAACAACTTCCTGCCCAGCTTCGGCAAGATCACCCGTTATTACGCACCCGGCGGCCCCGGCGTACGCACCGACACGGCGATCTACACCGGCTACACCATCCCGCCGTTCTACGACTCCATGTGCCTGAAACTGGTGGTGTGGGCGTTGACCTGGGAAGAGGCCATGGACCGCGGCCTGCGAGCCCTGGACGACATGCGCCTGCAAGGCGTGAAGACCACCGCCGCCTACTACCAGGAAATCCTGCGCAACCCGGAATTCCGCAGCGGCCAGTTCAACACCAGTTTCGTGGAAAGCCACCCTGAGCTGACCAACTACTCGATCAAGCGCAAACCCGAAGAGCTGGCCCTGGCCATCGCCGCCGCCATCGCCGCCCACGCAGGCCTGTGA
- a CDS encoding ABC transporter substrate-binding protein has protein sequence MKFRLLQALGLTMLAASTQAFGGVTLDRIEQKKELVGVLMESYPPFSFLNEQNQLDGFDVDVAKAVAQKLGVKLRLETPSWDVIAAGRWSGRYDICICSMTPSKARAEVFDFPVQYYASPAVIVVNAKDDRIHEAKDLSGKKVGLTSASSYESYLNKNLVIEGAEDTQLQYPFEDVQIAPYDTDNVAFQDLGLGAGVRLDAILTNLVTAQPRLTQDKRFKLAGTPLYSEPNSVAIEKGDAQWDSKVREVFAELKQDGTLSKLSQKWIGADISQ, from the coding sequence TTGAAATTCAGACTGCTGCAGGCCCTCGGCCTGACGATGTTGGCCGCTTCCACCCAAGCCTTTGGCGGCGTCACCCTGGACCGTATCGAGCAAAAAAAAGAGTTGGTCGGCGTGTTGATGGAAAGTTACCCGCCGTTTTCATTTCTCAACGAGCAGAACCAGCTCGACGGTTTCGACGTGGACGTGGCCAAGGCCGTGGCGCAAAAACTGGGGGTGAAACTGCGCCTGGAAACGCCGTCGTGGGACGTGATCGCCGCCGGCCGCTGGAGCGGGCGCTACGACATTTGTATCTGCTCCATGACCCCGAGCAAGGCGCGTGCCGAGGTGTTCGACTTCCCGGTGCAATACTATGCCTCGCCCGCCGTGATCGTGGTCAATGCCAAGGATGATCGTATCCACGAAGCCAAAGACCTGAGCGGCAAGAAAGTCGGTCTCACCAGTGCCTCCAGCTACGAAAGTTATCTGAACAAGAACCTGGTGATCGAGGGCGCCGAAGATACCCAGCTGCAGTATCCGTTCGAGGATGTGCAGATCGCCCCGTACGACACCGACAACGTGGCGTTCCAGGACCTCGGCCTGGGTGCGGGCGTACGCCTGGATGCGATCCTTACCAACCTGGTGACCGCGCAGCCGCGCCTGACGCAAGATAAACGCTTCAAGCTCGCCGGCACGCCGTTGTATTCGGAGCCCAACTCGGTAGCCATCGAGAAAGGCGACGCGCAATGGGACAGCAAAGTGCGTGAGGTCTTCGCCGAGCTCAAACAGGACGGCACCTTGAGCAAGTTGTCGCAAAAATGGATCGGCGCCGATATCAGCCAATGA
- a CDS encoding GNAT family N-acetyltransferase — protein MSTSLADWKGVPAPTAQLLEGRFIRLEKLDPARHGDQLWQALEGPGADPKLWDYLPYGPFPERSAFDAWLNNHAAGSDPYFFSVIDRATGQVQGILSLMSIVPEQGRIEIGHVTFGASMQRSPKSTEAVYLLAKYAFEQGNRRLEWKCNNANARSKYAAERLGFSFEGVFRQHTVVKGRNRDTAWYSIIDSEWPKVGAGFEAWLSEANQSGSGQLKTLAECRT, from the coding sequence ATGTCCACTTCCCTCGCCGACTGGAAAGGCGTCCCGGCCCCCACGGCTCAACTGCTCGAAGGGCGCTTTATCCGCCTGGAAAAACTCGACCCGGCGCGCCACGGCGATCAACTGTGGCAAGCTCTTGAAGGCCCCGGTGCCGACCCGAAGTTGTGGGACTATTTACCCTACGGCCCATTTCCAGAGCGCAGCGCCTTCGATGCCTGGCTGAACAACCATGCAGCCGGTAGTGACCCATATTTCTTCAGCGTGATCGACCGCGCGACCGGCCAGGTCCAAGGCATCCTCAGCCTGATGTCGATCGTGCCCGAGCAGGGCCGCATCGAGATCGGCCACGTCACCTTCGGTGCTTCGATGCAACGCTCGCCCAAAAGCACCGAAGCGGTGTACCTGTTGGCCAAGTATGCCTTCGAGCAGGGCAATCGCCGCCTGGAATGGAAGTGCAACAACGCCAACGCCCGCTCCAAGTATGCGGCCGAGCGCTTGGGCTTCAGCTTTGAAGGCGTGTTCCGCCAGCATACGGTGGTCAAAGGCAGGAACCGGGATACCGCGTGGTATTCGATCATCGATTCGGAATGGCCAAAGGTAGGCGCAGGGTTTGAGGCATGGCTATCGGAGGCGAACCAGAGCGGCTCGGGCCAGCTGAAAACCCTGGCCGAATGCCGGACCTAG
- the hexR gene encoding transcriptional regulator HexR, with translation MNLLQHIAQSRHLLRKSELKVADHVLLDPAAVMHSSMADLAHSVGISEPTIVRFCRAIGCSGFQDLKLKLAQSLAAGASFGQFAIHEDDSVADYSLKIFDTTLHTLMEVREKLDPVELQKAVTAMSQAQRVEFYGFGASGAVAADAQHKFFRLLLTAAAYSDPHMQAMSAVTLKPTDVAICISQSGRSKDLLITANLVRESGASLITLCPSQTPLAELSTVNLAIDVHEDTEIYTPLTSRIAHLVVIDVLAMGVAMARGPSLVNHLKSVKRSLRSLRLSPKSVKALDD, from the coding sequence TTGAACCTGTTGCAACATATCGCCCAGTCGCGCCACCTGTTACGCAAATCGGAACTCAAGGTTGCCGATCATGTGCTGCTTGATCCTGCGGCCGTGATGCACAGTTCCATGGCCGACCTGGCCCACAGCGTGGGCATCAGTGAGCCGACCATCGTGCGCTTCTGCCGCGCCATTGGCTGCTCCGGGTTCCAGGATCTGAAACTCAAGCTGGCACAAAGCCTGGCGGCCGGCGCGAGCTTTGGCCAGTTTGCGATCCATGAAGACGACTCTGTTGCCGACTACAGCCTGAAAATCTTCGACACCACCTTGCATACCCTGATGGAAGTGCGCGAGAAGCTCGACCCGGTGGAGCTGCAAAAAGCCGTAACTGCCATGTCCCAGGCCCAGCGCGTCGAGTTCTATGGCTTTGGTGCCTCGGGCGCGGTGGCGGCCGATGCCCAGCACAAGTTCTTTCGCCTGCTGCTGACGGCTGCGGCCTACAGCGACCCGCACATGCAGGCAATGTCGGCCGTTACCTTGAAGCCCACTGACGTGGCGATCTGTATATCCCAGTCCGGTCGTTCCAAAGATTTGCTGATCACCGCCAATCTGGTGCGTGAGAGCGGCGCTTCGCTGATTACCCTGTGCCCGAGCCAGACGCCATTGGCGGAGTTGTCCACGGTGAACCTGGCGATCGACGTGCATGAAGACACCGAAATCTATACGCCGCTGACCTCGCGCATTGCTCATCTGGTGGTGATCGACGTGCTGGCGATGGGCGTGGCCATGGCCCGTGGCCCGAGCCTGGTCAACCACCTCAAGAGCGTGAAGCGCAGCTTGCGCAGCCTGCGCCTGTCGCCCAAATCCGTCAAAGCCCTCGACGACTAA
- the oadA gene encoding sodium-extruding oxaloacetate decarboxylase subunit alpha yields MTKKIFVTDTILRDAHQSLLATRMRTDDMLPICDKLDKVGYWSLEVWGGATFDACVRFLKEDPWERLRKLRAALPNTRLQMLLRGQNLLGYRHYSDDVVRAFVAKAAVNGIDVFRIFDAMNDVRNLRVAIEAVKAAGKHAQGTIAYTTSPVHTVEAFVAQAKQLESMGCDSIAIKDMAGLLTPYATGELVKALKAEQNLPIFIHSHDTAGLAAMCQLKAIENGADHIDTAISSFAWGTSHPGTESMVAALKGSEFDTGLDLELLQEIGLYFYAVRKKYHQFESEFTAVDTRVQVNQVPGGMISNLANQLKEQGALNRMSEVLAEIPRVREDLGFPPLVTPTSQIVGTQAFFNVLAGERYKTITNEVKLYLQGGYGKAPGTVNEKLRRQAIGSEEVIDVRPADLLKPEMTKLRGEIGALAKSEEDVLTYAMFPDIGRKFLEERDAGTLAPEVLLPIPEAGGVARAGGEGVPTEFVIDVHGESYRVDITGVGVKAEGKRHFYLSIDGMPEEVVFEPLNEFVSSGGSKRKHATEPGHVSTAMPGNIVDVLVKEGDVVKAGQAVLITEAMKMETEVQAAIAGKVTAVHVAKGDRVNPGEILIEIEG; encoded by the coding sequence ATGACTAAAAAGATCTTCGTAACCGACACCATCCTGCGCGACGCCCACCAATCGTTGCTGGCCACCCGCATGCGCACCGACGACATGCTGCCGATCTGCGACAAGCTCGACAAAGTCGGCTACTGGTCCCTGGAAGTCTGGGGCGGCGCGACCTTCGATGCCTGCGTGCGCTTCCTTAAGGAAGACCCGTGGGAGCGCTTGCGCAAACTGCGCGCCGCGTTGCCCAACACGCGCCTGCAAATGCTGCTGCGCGGCCAGAACCTGCTGGGCTACCGCCACTACAGCGATGACGTGGTGAGGGCTTTCGTGGCCAAGGCGGCGGTTAACGGTATCGACGTGTTCCGTATCTTCGACGCCATGAACGACGTGCGTAACCTGCGTGTGGCTATCGAAGCCGTCAAGGCCGCTGGCAAACATGCCCAGGGCACCATCGCCTACACCACCAGCCCGGTGCACACCGTCGAGGCTTTTGTGGCCCAGGCCAAGCAGTTGGAATCCATGGGTTGCGACTCGATCGCGATCAAGGACATGGCCGGCCTGCTGACCCCGTACGCCACCGGCGAACTGGTCAAGGCGCTGAAAGCCGAACAGAACCTGCCGATTTTTATCCATTCCCACGACACCGCCGGTTTGGCCGCGATGTGCCAGCTCAAGGCCATCGAAAACGGTGCCGATCATATCGATACCGCCATCTCCAGCTTCGCCTGGGGCACCAGCCACCCGGGTACCGAGTCGATGGTCGCCGCGCTTAAAGGCAGCGAATTCGACACGGGCCTGGATCTGGAACTGCTGCAGGAGATCGGCCTTTACTTCTATGCAGTGCGCAAGAAGTACCACCAGTTTGAAAGCGAATTCACCGCGGTCGACACTCGCGTGCAAGTCAACCAGGTGCCGGGCGGGATGATTTCCAACCTGGCCAACCAGTTGAAAGAGCAGGGCGCCCTCAACCGCATGAGTGAAGTGCTGGCCGAAATCCCCCGTGTGCGTGAAGACCTGGGCTTCCCCCCACTGGTCACCCCGACCTCGCAGATCGTCGGCACCCAAGCGTTCTTCAACGTGCTGGCCGGCGAGCGCTACAAGACCATCACCAACGAAGTGAAGCTCTATCTGCAAGGCGGCTATGGCAAGGCGCCCGGCACCGTGAACGAGAAACTGCGTCGCCAGGCCATCGGCAGCGAAGAAGTGATCGACGTGCGTCCGGCCGATTTGCTCAAGCCGGAAATGACCAAGCTGCGCGGCGAAATCGGCGCGTTGGCCAAGTCCGAAGAAGACGTGCTGACCTATGCCATGTTCCCGGACATTGGGCGTAAATTCCTTGAAGAGCGCGACGCCGGCACCCTGGCACCGGAAGTGCTGCTGCCGATTCCGGAAGCCGGTGGCGTGGCCCGTGCCGGTGGCGAAGGTGTGCCGACCGAATTCGTCATCGATGTCCATGGCGAAAGCTACCGCGTCGACATTACCGGCGTGGGGGTGAAGGCCGAAGGCAAGCGCCACTTCTACCTGTCCATCGACGGCATGCCGGAAGAAGTGGTGTTCGAACCGCTCAACGAGTTTGTCAGCAGCGGCGGCAGCAAACGCAAGCACGCCACCGAGCCGGGCCATGTGAGCACGGCGATGCCGGGCAATATCGTCGACGTGCTGGTCAAGGAAGGCGATGTGGTCAAGGCTGGCCAGGCGGTACTGATTACCGAAGCCATGAAGATGGAAACCGAAGTGCAGGCAGCGATTGCCGGCAAGGTGACCGCCGTTCATGTGGCCAAGGGCGACCGGGTCAACCCTGGCGAAATCCTGATCGAGATCGAAGGCTGA
- a CDS encoding amino acid ABC transporter permease, protein MSFRIRLYLTWAVLFALFASFFLSFDLKFSIILDKLPNLVGLHLAPNGFVQGAALTLFLCLCAIVASSVLGFITALGRLSKSAVAFGIASFYASFFRGTPLLIQILLIYLGLPQLGLVPGAIVAGIIALSLNYGAYLSEIFRAGILGVPHGQREAALALGMRDREIFWHVTLPQAMRTIIPPATNQFISMLKDSSLISVMGVWEVMFLAQSYGRSSYRYIEMLTTAAIIYWVMSLALELIQARMERHFGKGYVRRG, encoded by the coding sequence ATGAGCTTTCGTATACGGCTATACCTGACCTGGGCGGTACTGTTTGCACTGTTTGCCAGTTTTTTCCTGAGCTTTGACCTGAAGTTCTCGATCATCCTCGACAAGCTGCCCAACCTGGTCGGTCTGCACCTGGCGCCCAACGGCTTTGTGCAAGGTGCGGCGCTGACGCTGTTTCTCTGCCTGTGTGCCATAGTTGCCTCATCGGTGCTGGGCTTTATCACGGCGCTGGGGCGCCTGTCGAAAAGCGCAGTGGCGTTTGGCATTGCCAGTTTCTACGCCTCGTTCTTTCGCGGCACACCGCTGCTGATCCAGATCCTGCTGATTTACCTGGGCCTGCCGCAACTGGGCCTGGTGCCAGGCGCCATCGTCGCCGGGATCATTGCGTTGTCGCTGAACTATGGCGCGTACCTGAGTGAAATTTTCCGCGCCGGCATCCTCGGCGTCCCCCATGGTCAACGCGAAGCCGCGCTGGCGCTGGGCATGCGCGACAGGGAGATCTTCTGGCACGTCACCTTGCCCCAGGCTATGCGCACCATCATCCCGCCAGCCACCAACCAGTTCATCTCGATGCTCAAGGATTCGTCGTTGATTTCGGTAATGGGGGTATGGGAAGTGATGTTCCTGGCGCAGTCCTATGGTCGCTCCAGCTACCGCTATATCGAGATGCTCACCACGGCGGCGATTATTTACTGGGTGATGTCACTGGCGCTGGAGCTGATCCAGGCGCGCATGGAACGGCATTTCGGCAAGGGTTATGTGCGCCGCGGTTGA
- a CDS encoding PA3496 family putative envelope integrity protein, with protein sequence MTRHYEDSNSTVKTRRQQEDQRRMAFRRAIEDRCEERQLLQSITDYPELHWQAPVAAQRNAQPTR encoded by the coding sequence ATGACCCGGCACTACGAAGACAGCAACAGCACCGTCAAGACCCGTCGTCAGCAGGAAGACCAGCGCCGCATGGCGTTCCGTCGCGCCATCGAAGACCGTTGCGAAGAGCGCCAGTTGCTCCAGAGCATCACTGACTACCCGGAACTCCATTGGCAGGCACCCGTGGCCGCCCAGCGAAACGCTCAGCCAACGCGCTGA